The Synechocystis sp. PCC 7509 genome includes a window with the following:
- a CDS encoding DHH family phosphoesterase encodes MHSNSLKVFDHLPITLEPIPKDNIDIQPNTDFLQSTPPANIETASHTGQRCSLLPSQKIDALRQTFERHQHDRQLVILQDFPDPDALSCAWAYQLIAEQYDIQCDIVYAGTLSHQENIALVKLTGLPAQRWTLQNAKNKDLSVYNGYALIDNQGTTSQLMPLVQEARIPLTVLVDHHSLQGELKAEFSDLRPSIRATATIFTQYLQAGLLTLDSSINNHVKCATALMHGLRSDTNRLMQAQEEDFLAAGYLSRFYDSQLLNAVLQANRSKRVMDVIERSLKNRIVQNNFSIAGVGYLRYEDRDAIPQAADFLVTEENVHTAVVFGIVHDEDEELEVVIGSLRTTKLTLDPDEFIKEAFGQDSQGRFFGGGRTGAGGFEIPMGFLSGFNENSAYARMKWEVFDAQIKQKLLRLVSPRDNPIQTE; translated from the coding sequence ATGCACTCAAACTCCTTAAAAGTATTCGATCATCTACCAATAACTTTAGAGCCAATTCCAAAAGATAATATCGATATCCAACCGAATACTGACTTTCTACAATCCACACCACCAGCTAATATTGAAACTGCGTCTCATACAGGACAGCGTTGCAGCTTATTACCCAGCCAGAAAATAGACGCGCTTCGGCAAACCTTTGAAAGACATCAACACGATCGCCAGTTAGTAATTCTCCAAGATTTTCCCGATCCTGACGCTCTATCCTGTGCTTGGGCGTATCAACTAATCGCCGAACAATACGATATTCAGTGCGATATTGTCTATGCTGGTACTTTGAGCCATCAAGAAAATATTGCCTTAGTTAAACTGACAGGTTTACCCGCCCAACGGTGGACGCTACAAAACGCTAAAAACAAAGACTTATCGGTTTATAATGGTTACGCGCTTATTGATAACCAGGGAACAACTAGCCAATTAATGCCCTTGGTACAAGAAGCAAGAATTCCCTTAACAGTATTAGTAGATCACCATAGCTTGCAAGGCGAACTTAAAGCTGAGTTTAGCGACTTGCGCCCCTCAATTCGAGCTACTGCAACAATTTTTACTCAATACTTGCAGGCGGGATTGCTGACTTTAGATAGTAGTATCAACAATCACGTCAAATGTGCTACAGCTTTAATGCACGGTTTGCGATCGGATACTAATAGACTGATGCAAGCTCAAGAAGAAGACTTTTTAGCTGCGGGTTATTTAAGTAGGTTTTACGACTCTCAATTACTCAACGCCGTACTCCAAGCAAATCGCTCTAAACGAGTAATGGATGTAATCGAGCGCAGTCTGAAAAATCGGATTGTGCAAAATAACTTTTCTATTGCTGGCGTTGGTTACTTGCGCTACGAAGACCGCGATGCAATTCCCCAAGCGGCGGACTTTTTAGTTACTGAAGAAAACGTCCATACGGCGGTAGTTTTTGGCATCGTTCACGATGAAGATGAGGAATTAGAAGTTGTAATTGGTTCTTTGCGAACTACTAAACTAACTCTCGATCCCGATGAGTTTATTAAAGAAGCCTTTGGGCAAGATAGCCAAGGGCGATTTTTTGGCGGTGGACGTACTGGAGCGGGTGGGTTTGAGATTCCAATGGGCTTTTTATCTGGCTTTAATGAAAATTCTGCTTATGCGCGGATGAAGTGGGAAGTGTTTGACGCTCAAATTAAGCAAAAATTGTTGAGGTTAGTTAGTCCTAGAGATAATCCAATTCAAACCGAGTAA